A stretch of Lathyrus oleraceus cultivar Zhongwan6 chromosome 6, CAAS_Psat_ZW6_1.0, whole genome shotgun sequence DNA encodes these proteins:
- the LOC127093857 gene encoding kinesin-like protein KIN-14U → MCAFSLMVKSAQDGTNEQLGIIPRAIEELFRQALMDVSSSFTFSMSMLEVYMGHVRDLLSPRQSCRTHEPLTKCNLNIQTDPKGLVEIEGLSEVQISESAKARWWYNKGKRFRSTSWTNVNQASSRSHCLTRINIFRRGDSSEAKSETSKLWMVDLGGSERLLKTGARGLTLDEGCAINLSLSALVDVLAALKRKRCHVPYRNSKLTQLLRDSLGMILLSSLNCKYNQLLRRK, encoded by the exons ATGTGTGCGTTTTCGCTTATGGTCAAATCGGCACAG GATGGTACAAATGAGCAGTTAGGGATTATTCCTCGAGCTATTGAAGAACTCTTTCGTCAAGCGTTAATGGATGTTTCGTCCTCTTTTACTTTTTCAATGAGTATGTTGGAAGTTTACATGGGCCATGTCAGGGATCTGCTGTCTCCAAGACAGTCTTGTAGAACACATGAACCTCTCACTAAGTG CAATCTCAACATCCAAACAGATCCAAAGGGATTGGTGGAAATTGAGGGTCTCTCAGAAGTGCAAATTTCTGAGAGTGCTAAAGCAAGATGGTGGTACAACAAAGGAAAACGATTCAGATCAACCTCGTGGACAAATGTAAACCAGGCATCAAGCAGGTCGCACTG CTTGACAAGGATAAACATATTTAGACGTGGGGATTCTTCCGAAGCCAAAAGCGAAACAAGTAAGTTGTGGATGGTTGATCTTGGAGGCAGCGAACGATTGCTAAAAACCGGGGCCAGAGGACTAACACTTGACGAAGGTTGTGCTATTAATCTTTCTCTTTCAGCTCTAGTTGATGTCCTTGCAGCTTTGAAGAGAAAGAGGTGTCATGTGCCTTACAG AAATAGCAAGCTGACCCAGCTACTGAGAGATTCTCTCGGAATGATACTGCTTTCTTCTCTAAATTGCAAATACAATCAACTTTTGCGTAGAAAATAA